The sequence cgtattcgtactcgtacaatacacagcttttagatgtatgtactattggtatatacactccaatgatcagctcttagcagcccatgcgagtcacctaacacatatgggaaccatcatttggcaactagcatgaaatatctcataaaattacaaaaaaactagtaatcattcatgacttatttacatgtaaacaaaattacacatcctttatatctaatccatataccaacgaccaaaaacacctacaaacactttcattattcaattttcttcatctaattgatctctctcaagttctatcttcaagttctaagtgttcttcataaattctataagttctagtttcataaaatcaagaatacttccaagtttgctagcttacttccaatcttgtaaagtgatcatccaatctcaagaaatctttcttatttatagtaagatatctttctaatacaaggtaatactcatattcaaactttgattcaatttctataactataacaatcttatttcgagtggaaatcttacttgaacttgttttcgtgtcatgattctgcttcaagaactttcaagccatccaaggatcctttgaagctagatctatttttcccatttccagtaggttcatccacaaaacttgaggtagtaatgaagttcataacatcattcgattcatatatataaaactaccttattcgaaggtttaaacttgaaatcactagaacatagtttagttaattctaaacttgttcgcaaacaaaagttaatccttctaacttgacttttaaaatcaactaaacacatgttctatatctatatgatatgctaactaaatgatttaaaacctggaaacacgaaaaacaacgtaaaaccggacatacgccgtcgtagtaacaccgcgggctgttttgggtttgataattaaaaactatgataaactttgatttaaaagttgttcttctgggaaaatgatttttcttatgaacataaaactatatccaaaaatcatggttaaactcaaagtggaagtatgtttttcaaaatggtcatcaagacgtcgttctttcgactgaaatgactacctcttacaaaaatgacttgtaacttatatttccgactataaacctatactttttctgtttagattcataaaatagagttcaatatgaaaccatagcaatttgattcactcaaaacggatttaaaacgaagaagttatgggtaaaacaagattgaatattttttgattgttgtagctacggaaaatattgtaacaaatctatattaatcatatcctagctaacttatattgtattatacatgtattctaatatattatgtaatcttgggataccatagacacgtatgcaaatgttttgacatatcatatcgactcatctatatatattatttggaacaaccatagacactctatatgcagtaatgttggagttagctatacagggttgaggttgattccaaaaatatatatactttgagttgtgatctagcctgagacgtgtatacactgggtcgtggattgggtcaagataatatatatcaatttattttctgcacatctaactatggacaactagttgtaggttactaacgaggacagctgacttaataaacttaaaacattaaaacgtattaaaaatgttgtaaatatattttgaacatactttgatatatatgtacatatttgttataggttcgtgaatcgaccagtggccaagtcttacttcctgacgaagtaaaaatctgtgaaagtgagttatagtcccacttttaaaatctaatattttgggatgagaatacatgcagttttataaatgttttacgaaatagacacaagtaattgaaactacattatatgggtgaatgatcaaagccgaatatgccccttttgcttagtagcataagaattagtaaaccaatctactaattgacgcgaatcctaaagatagatctattgggcctaacgaaccccatccaaagtaccggatgctttagtacttcgaattcatttttatcatgtccgaaggatttcccggaatgataggggatattcttatatgcatattgttaatgtcggttaccaggtgttcaccatatgaatgatttttatctctatgtatgggatgtatattgaaatatgaaatcttgtggtctattattatgatttgataatatataggttaaacctataactcaccaacatttttgttgacgttttaagcatgtttattctcaggtgattattaagagctttcgctgttgcatactaaaataaggacaagatttggagtccatgcttgtatgatattatgtaaaaactgcattcaagaaacttatttttgatgtaatatattcttattgtaaaccattatgtaatggtcgtgtgtaaacggtatattttagattatcattatttgataatctacgtaatgctttttaaacctttatagataaaataaaggttatagttgttttaaaaatgaatgcagtctttgaaaaacgtctcatatagaggtcaaaaccttgcaacgaaatcaattaatatggaacgtttataatcaatatgaacgggacatttcacatgtctgtcaactttcgttgaaatgaaagtttatcttttaaaaaaaacgaatgcaatatttataaaatgtatcatttagaggtcaaatagctcgcgatgaaatcaactattgtgaatcgtttataatatatatgaacgggtcctttcaccattaACTTGATATAACTTGATATTTGATGATCTATAACTAAAATTTTCTCTATTAAAACACAATTATATATCAACTACACGGTAACAATAAAGGGTGGAGGAGCACCACTCTGACCCCCTATTAGCTCTGCTATTGATTATGTGAGAACTTTGATATTAATAACAAGTCCTCACTTTATCATTTTAGGTTTGACATTGATAAGAAAAATGTGAGCACGTACATTCTCGACATGTGACAATATTAGGTTTTATATTAAACATTAATACGTGTACTTGGATTAGTAAAATAAGATAGTGGGACATATTGTTTTTATGAAGTGTGTTATGGATGATAGAATTAAGTTCTCGTTCAATTATGAGAAGAAAGTGTTGATGTTGGCTCTAATGTAACACTCAATTTTGAAGGAAGGTTGAGCGATAGTATATCTTAAATGAACATACATGTTCTGATGCTTGAAATTGTAATGATTAATGTTCAATATTCAGATAAATAGAGTTGGGTAAATGAGCGAAGTTTTATAACTCCAAGTTAACTGAAGAAGGTGATTACTTAGATATATAAACTTAACTAAAATATATTCATTTTCGACATGTTTTTAACCTGATTTTAAACCTAAAATCTCTTGCAGTATATAAGCCTACAAAGTCATCTTAATGACAGTTCAATAGTTAAATATACAAATCATGATACAAACCACTAATGTCACGTTTTGCAAAACAAATACGGAGTATTGTTGATGAAAAATATTCATATAATTGCGTAAAACAATAAGGATTTTTTACGATGACATGTGATGTGATGGTTGTCATTAGATTACATAAAATTCATTTACATAGTActtatatactatatataatataatttaaaatgacGCTTATTAAAATATACAAGAATTATGCAATTTCACGATAATTTTGATTGTCGGTAAAAATTCatataaaatagtaattataaatataataatttatatatgtcAAACAATCTTTAATTTAAAAGAGAAAGTTTTTTAGGAGGAACAATTATTTATCTTATGGATTTTTTTTAACGACAGATCTTAAAATTTTCGTTAATCTgcataatttttttttacaatttaatAACCGTCACATAAATTAATCGCTTTGTACATATCATTTAGGAATGCTAATGGCAATTCTATGTGTTTTcgtttaaaaaatatatttttaatttttatttactgCTCCCTATTTGGCTATTTATATTTATACTAGATTTaaaagcccgtgcgttgcacgggggaCTTATAATCAAAATAAATCGATACGTAAAATGTTGTATTCGAAAACGTTCGTATTGCTACTAATAACCTGTACGCTACAATTACAATGGCGAAACTCTTCATTATTGATTGTATTTGTATTAAAACCATATGTATCAAAAATATCACTATTGTAAACGTTATGAATAAATACAATCACAttacaacaattaattgtttataGTCATTGGACAATGAGAATAGGTATATTTAAAAGCTAGAATGGCATCAACGTCCAAGGTCAAGGCGACAATGGAGCTGCCTTTAGCAAACACtttttgaattagatttgaaatcgGAATTTGTTGAGAGAAAAAAGCAGGCTCAGATCCGGAAGAGAGGTTCAAGGAGAAAAGAAGGTCTGAAATCCGCCAGCATGGCTGCAAACATACACGGTTGCATACATTTTATGCCATTCAGGTGTTGCCTTGCCAAGATGTAGGTCGAATGTTCAATATGTTGCAATCATTTGGTCAAATAATAGCAAAAACATAAAGCTATGGTGACAGTGAGAAATGAGAAAACAAAAACAAACTAAAGAGAGTCACATGATGAAAATGATAATCCAGAGCAAAGATAAACAAAAGAAATATATTATGTCGTTAAAGAGGTATTACCTTCACAAGGAATTGTAGGTGCGAGCCTGTAAATTAAATgaaaacaattaaataaataaatggttAGTGACGTGTAACAATCAACACCTAATGGTGCTGAAAAGGAAGACGATAAAATCGCACAACCGCCGGCGAAAGAAACGAAAAAATTAAGATTACCCAGTTTGACACTATTCGACCCAAATGGGTTGAATTTCCAATATTGTAGGTGTAACAGTTCTTACGTAAAACCAAATTGAGCCTCATTCTAAAATATGACATGCATCAGCAATTGCTACATCAAATCGGTAATCTATTTTTATGACTATTAACTCGGTATGATCAACCTATTTTCACCAATTAAACCGTAAAAAGTGGAGAGCCCTAAATTCAATATCACATCAACCAACATCTTCATAGTCCAAGCATAATGGAGAGCCCTCTTAAAAAAATAGAGTCTTATGTATTTTTAAATCTAAATGATTTAGGTATTGTTTAACTCACACAGCCCTCACAAATGATACTGTATCAGTAGCAACAGATGTGGACGATTCCACATTAGAAAGTTGAATTTTCACCTCATCGTCCGAAATAGAAGACCTTACTGGTTGTGGTTTATCATCTACTGATTTATCACTTAAAAGCGTTACCACTTCAGACATCGAAGATCTTGCTGAAACAGGTGACTGAGTGCACATCAACACTATCTCTATGATTTTCAAAACATCTTCAACTGCATATCCACTTGGGTCTAATCTTTCGTCTAGTAAATCATTATGTGTGCCATTATCATATAAATTCCATGCCTGCACAGCCAAAAGGTTAATAAAATACAAAACTAGGCTTAAATATATTTGCATCATAGTGTGTGCAATATATGCTTACGTGATCAAGGAGGTGATAATCATCTAATTCACAAAACAGTTGtcaaatatacatataatcatatgtaGAAGATTGTCATTTTGCTAAGAACTGTAAAATTAAGAACATTAgatacataaactaattttctcattGTATTTGCGTAAGAGAATATGGATGCAAACATAAAGTATGGATGTAAACAAACCTCTCATTCATGACGATTAGTTCAACTATGTTAATGTTTTGGTCATATTCATAACCCTTCTGAATCTACAAGGCAAGAACTTTGACCTTGAATAAAACCTAATGGTTGATGGATTAGTCTGCTGGATCATAATAAGATCAGAATCCATTATCTAAATGCAAACGACTTTTGTTAGAGGTAAAGATACGTTAACCAAGTGGCAAGCAGACTCGTTGACCACGAAAACGTCTTCCATTGCAACTAATTTAGCAGCAGACTCATCCACATCCAAGATCACTATCAAGTAAGCAATAGAAAGTCATGCAAGTAATTTATTACATCAATTTATCAATCAATATACAACTCCCaatatttcaacaacataagtaattACTTTCACAATTAGCCTTTTTGACTAAGGCAGTAAATTAAACATAACAACTGAGATGGTGAGGTTTTAAATGTACCTTTGCAGCAGTTGTCTTGGCTGTGACCCACTGAAATATGGCGCTCTCATGTTtacaaagataaaaaaaaaatgatatagaACCTCTTTTGAATTATTAAAAATCAAATATCTTTCATGTGAAACAGAAAAAAGAGCTTCATCAGaaaattaacatgtatatattatttagTGCATGAAACAAATTAACACAAGATGACACATCAGATTATGTCCCCTGATTTAAATAATAGTTATAGATTCATAATTATAAAATCTCGAATAAAGTTTGCACTATTCCGAGTAGCAATTGATCTACCACGTCCACCATAGATGTTAAGATAAAGGAATAAACGAAAATATAAATAAACACAAATTAACAAATAGCAACATAACTAAACAGCATACAACACAAAATAACCAACTCATCATaccttcttcctcatcatcattcTTCTTATTCAAGTTCCCCAAAACGGACCCACTTTTCTTGCTAAACGGCGAAGACCTCATTTTCCTCACCTTATTTTGAGGGGAAGCTTCTGTCATAGGCTTCAAAACTTCAGTAATCAACTTTTGCGTGCCACCTTTCTTTGAAGCAGCTGCAGCGGGCCCACGTTTCTTAGTTGCTCCAGCTGGCGGCTTGGCGGCAGCCGCTTTTCAACCACCTTCTTCTGGTGGTGGTGCTACAACCTCAAAGTCTGAGTCATCAGTGCTCAGTATATCATTTCATGGTCTGAAATCACAGCAACATGAACCTTTTTTTCGAGGCAGCAGATCTTTTTGCTGGAGCTTTCTTTTTCGTAACTTCTGTAATTTTCAGTTgatgtaaataaataaatttcaTAGTTCACCACCATACACTTAATATCTCAggctataaagtaaaaaaaaaaaaaaaaaactgtttttaCCTTCTGCTAATTCAGAAGATTCAATGTTGTGTCTAGCTATCCGATCTTCGAGTTCAACAATTTCATAATCATCTGGCTTAGATTGAAAATCTTTTCTTCCCATACGTTTAGCCAAAGAAGGAATTTCATCATCGTCTTCATCTACCAAATTAGTTTTTGCTTGCTTATAATATAGATTAGTTAATCAGTAACTTATCTTCATCACATATAACATAACATAGAGTATAACACATTTACAAATTTACGATTCATCTATAATATAGAATGCGTAGTTGTTTTTAGGAGAGAATTGGTTTTCGACGTGTTTTTCCCTTCAGGATCTGAGATGCCAACGTGGAATTTTTGATTATTAATTAgagctaattgtgattaattaactATATTACACATTAGCAAGAATGTTTAAGATGTAATTAGAGTGCCACATAAGATTAATCTTCATCATGATTTATAAGAtgtaaaagaaaagataaaagataaaagataaatagatatataaataataaatagagaAAAAGAAATAGAAATGTTGATATTGATTTAATTTTGTCAAAATTGAAACACTTTAAAATAATGTCGACGTGATGGAACTCCAAAAAAATACCACCGCACTCGTTAAATCTTCCGTCGACGTCACTGTCACCGTCACCgccaagttttttttttattttttttttattttttattaatcaCCCTCCCTCTCAACTTCCAGGTATTTCATCCGGTTTCTAATTTTGTATTAACCTTCTACGTGATCATAATATCCTTATTTACCCAcacttttaattaattaatatattataatcatttGAAAATTCAGTATATATTTGCTGAAATCGTATTATTTCTTCAATAATTCGTGAATTTCACAGTAAAATATCGCATGCTGTAATAAAATGAAAAACGAAGATATTTGCTCATCGGAGACGGTCGCCGGCGGCGAAAATGTATTCAGTTGTGATGCATCTGATGTTTCTTCCGCCGATCATCTCGTTGTTATGGTCAATGGAATCCTTGGAAGGTTAGATACTTTAATTAACTACCTATAATATGAAATTCAATTAATTCAAAATTTTGTCATATCGGGGAAATTGCCTtatttatattatatctgaagaatatctGCTATAAATGTTGCGATTTAGTGTGTGATTCGTAACCTTCTAGTTGATTCTGAGATTAGTAATTAGGGTTTGAACAAGTTATTATCAGTTAGTTGAGTTTGCAAAGATATTTTCAGGTTTATAAGGTGTAACATAAAATCTTAATAATGAATAATAGGTATACGTATGGGGCCTTGTTAACTCACTGCtgtaatttaataatattattatttaatgtgtTTGGATAATTGGATAGATTTTGGTTTTTTGCTTGTTAGTACAATACTGTGTTTATATTTAAATGTGTGTGTAAGTTTTACAAAGTAATTTTGGTGTGTAAATATATTTGAAAAAAACTTAATAGTCATGATCGATATGACAGATTATGCAAGCAACAAAGTTGAAAGTCGTTTCATCACTtggcttgtgaaacttttaacaacTATGTTAAATGAATCAGTATTAAACTACAGTCTTAATATAGTAGGATCTAAAATGATATGAATGAACTGTGACTTCTATATGTATACCATGAATTCTTGGATTAGTGTTACTCTGGATGAGTGGATGGTTAATGAATTAGACAGATAATGTTATGACATGTGTTTGTCAGCAAATATAGAATAAAGTTGTAAACTTTATTCTATAGAATGATACTATTAATTATTGTAAAGTAAGCTGCAAAAGTAATTTGATAACATCTGGTGCATATTTAGTTAAGTTCTTATAAAAGCGTGGTAAATCCAATTGCAATTTTAGCATGTATGATTATCGAGTGGAATAATACGCTCTTTTTAGGTCAAGAAAATTGTTCTGCTTGTTTTTTTTGGTAAACATTTGCTGTATCTACATTGCACTATAATTATATATTCACTGGACACTGATGTTTAGGCAACTTATATTGTTAGGGTGTCTTTTTTGAAGATCTTTTGACATTCTTTAACAAATGTGATACGATATTAAATTGATTTCTGAAGCTAAATGCTTTATTGTGTTACAGTTCTGCAGATTGGAAATTTGCTGCAGAGCAGTTTGTCAAGTCGCTACCAGACCGAGTCTTTGTTCATCGTAAGGCGCATTTTCAGCATATTTTTTTCATATTCGTTTCATGGTTTTTTTTGTTGTCATATCACTAATTTATACTATCCACAGTTTAAGGTTGTGTTGTAATTGGTTTGTCCTTAAGTACATGGTGGAAGTATGGGTGGGTTAGGTTGGTTCAGCAGTAGATCATAACAGGATGAATAGAGCAAACATTTCTTGTTTCTTTGATCAGTTTTATTTCATAAATTCTCAAAGTGTTAAAGGTGATTGCATCAACATGATATTTTTAATCTAGTTTTTTGGAAGGTTAACTGCATCTTAGTTCATTTTAGATAACCTTCAATCTGCTTGACCTGCTTGAGCATCTGACTAGAACCTGTTGTAGTTAAATATATAGCTTAATCCATTTGATCATTTAGCTACAAAACACAACCCATAGGTTATCAGCTAATTGCGTGTGTATATTTTATTATTCTCTATACAGCTTTTGTGTGCAggattatcttatattatagacTTCACATTTACATTGTTATAAGGAGTAGTATGTTTATGTATTATAAGCTGCAACTGTTCTGTATGTTGTTTACATAATGCAGGCAGTGAAAGGAATGCAGCATCTCAAACATTGGATGGTGTAGATGTAATGGGCGAGCGATTATCTCAAGAGGTTAGATTATCATCATATTCAATATAAGCATGCTTATCTTTGTGAACGAATACATGTCCTTTCAGATGGCATCCACTAACCCCTTTAGATTGTCAGGTTCTAGAAGTGATTAAGGAAAAGCCAAATCTTCGTAAGATATCTTTTGTTGCACATTCTGTGGGAGGTTTAGTGGCAAGATATGCTATTGGAAGATTGTATAAGCCTCCAAGTGTAAATTCAGGGGATTTATCAGTTGAAAATTGTGAGGACGCAAAGGCCACCATTGGTGGTCTGGTTCCAATAAACTTCATCACTGTTGCAACACCTCATCTAGGTTCAAGGGGAAATAAGCAGGTAGTTTTTGGCTCTTTTGATTCCCCTATATTAGGATGGGCTGTTATGAACTAAAAAGTACACCTTTTTATCAAACTTCGGCCCATTCCTGTTTTAAGTTATATTCTTCTCGTTTGAGTAGCTAGATAATATTTGTTCTTTTTATAATTTCATAAGTTTATGAATTTTTAGGTGCCTTTTCTTTTCGGTGTATCTGCCTTGGAAAAGACAGCTGTTCTTGTTATACATTGGATATTTAGAAGAACGGGTCGGCACCTTTTCCTTACAGATAATGATGAAGGAAAGCCTCCACTACTTAAACGCATGTTGGAAGATGATGGTGATTGTTATTTCATGTATGCTTGTCATACCCTTTTTTCCATTTGAACCACATAAATAAATTGTTGTATTTACCAGATGTGATGTTTTGATTTTTGAATTGCAGGTCAGCATTACGCTCATTCCATCGCCGGGTTACATATGCAAATGTTGGCTATGACCGTATCCTTCTCTTGCTATCGATGTGGCTAGTGGTGGCAAATTGGGTGGGTTGGCTAACAGGGTCAAAGTGGTAGGGGTCAAAAATGAAACTTTCTACCTTGGATTAGAACTGGTCATGTTAAACCAACCTGCACCTTTTCTTTCTTTGAACAAGAACAGTAATTAACATTTTATATATGATTACAGAAACTTCATTATAATATAACAATCTCATTGCTGAAAACAATTTAATTTTTTTATGCAATTTCAATACACTTTGGGTGACTTCCAACCCGTTTTATCCACTTAAACGTTTCCGTTCTAGCTGAATTACAAGTGtttttacccatttgacccatgggAGGGATTATATACACTAATTTGTCTTATATAGTAGTGATATATCCGTAAATGGGTCAATATAGCCACCTCTACGTGTGGCTGAAAATATCCTATGccattagttatatttatattaaagtttatttgTTTTACCTAATTGAAAACAATTAGATATTGTTGGCTGGAGAACTTCATCAATTAGGCGTAACATAGAACTGCCAAAGGTACATCATAAGCTTTGTTTGTGCCATTAACTTTTGTGTCATTGTGTGACGTCATATCTAATGCCAATTTGTGGTTATAGTGGGAGGATTCAGTAAATGAGAAGTATCCTCATATTGTATATGAAGAACGTTGCAAAGCATGTGACTTTGAGCAGGATTCGACAGTGGTTGATAATCCAGATGACGTGGAAGGTTTGTTTCACTAATCATTGTTATCCCACAACATTTTCAGTTATCCTAATCTAAAGATTGCAATCTGTTATTAATGGTGTTCATTTAAATCTGAACTATTGGCAAAAAACTATTAATATTATGATGTTTgtaaaagtttgtattttcttaTATGTTGTGTGTGTAGAGGAACTGGTGACCGGCCTTTCTCGTGTATCATGGGAAAAAGTAGATGTCAGCTTTCACAATAGTAGATCGAGGTTTGCTGCTCATAGTGTTATTCAGGTACTTCATTAGTATATTTCTGTATCATTTGTTACACGCACACAGATGTACAAACGGAAATCTACTTCTTTGTTTTGGGTACCACATTCTGTTAAATAAAGCCGTGGTTTGCCCCTGGTAAAGCTGATATTATCGTGTGATACTATGACCATCTTTATCAAGGGAAATATGTGTTCTAATAGTGGCAAATTTTTAACTAATGATGTCATTATACATGTTGAAAAC comes from Rutidosis leptorrhynchoides isolate AG116_Rl617_1_P2 chromosome 4, CSIRO_AGI_Rlap_v1, whole genome shotgun sequence and encodes:
- the LOC139840046 gene encoding putative lipase ROG1, yielding MKNEDICSSETVAGGENVFSCDASDVSSADHLVVMVNGILGSSADWKFAAEQFVKSLPDRVFVHRSERNAASQTLDGVDVMGERLSQEVLEVIKEKPNLRKISFVAHSVGGLVARYAIGRLYKPPSVNSGDLSVENCEDAKATIGGLVPINFITVATPHLGSRGNKQVPFLFGVSALEKTAVLVIHWIFRRTGRHLFLTDNDEGKPPLLKRMLEDDGDCYFMSALRSFHRRVTYANVGYDHIVGWRTSSIRRNIELPKWEDSVNEKYPHIVYEERCKACDFEQDSTVVDNPDDVEEELVTGLSRVSWEKVDVSFHNSRSRFAAHSVIQVKNHNLHTDGADVIQHMIDHFCL